The Juglans regia cultivar Chandler chromosome 11, Walnut 2.0, whole genome shotgun sequence genome contains the following window.
aatttgttttgttttttttttaaatcttcattaaaaaaaatctaaaaagtttaaaacatatatctaaaaagtattattttcttACGCTTTTAACCTTCATCTTGGTATGTATTAACGTGATAGCCCATTCTTTCTATCTGTCAATTGTCAACgttaaaaacaattttttgaagccactaatttttttgtttattcagTTTCTCTCTGTCATCATCCGAGCAAAACGGATGGATCTGCTGCGACAGTCTATCTTTGGGTAACAAATCGATATATCTCTATACGTATTTATATTAGACCtgttcttcttttatatatgaaaatcaacaattgacaattttttttttcctttttttaaggtttcacaaattttcaatatttattttttcttgcacCAATTGAAATAATATGCAGCatttgtatagttttttttttttccttttaaaaactgaatcaaatataataatggATAgaacacaacattttttttagtatttagtttaaaatggataaaaaaaaacttgattagaAAATGATTCACTTGAAAATATATATCGCGCTCTCATCTTACATTAATCTTAATATCGATGTGATATTATCTATCAACCATTGGATcgattattgtttttaaaaggaatatattatatactaatatggCATTGCTCATCAACTctgattttttaagaaattaattcaaCGATTTATAGACAATGTCACCTCAATATAGTAGGCAAGGGTTGAATATGTACATAATACATTGAATAACTCTGTTTACGAtaataatcaattcaatttttcatgaGCAATGATATCCATACaacacatttcataatatattttacaatacatgTTGTAAAAtaaaggtatttttataaaataacattacttttaaggtattttacaaaaatatctttcattttaaaatattgtgtaaaGTGATGTGAAAAGTGAGATgtgtttatcaattttctttttataatggTTCTTAAGGTATTGCCCACGTATTAAAGCAGTCCCCCTATTTAAGGTCCATTAATGAATTGATGGAAAATACTAGAGTGATGGTCGCTTGGTATATCAAGACCAATCAAACAATGACACATATCACAAAAacacaattaatttaataaaatatcataggGATGATGTTCATTGCTATACCATCATTTGCTTCTCATATCTATGATTCCAGGCTTCTCTCAGACTCGCAAGAGAAGGCTACAAACAAGCATAGGGTGGAATAGTCTCTTGCGGGGAAAAAAATATCTATGAAATCCAAACATAGTCGGCTTTCGAGTTCCTATGCTGCATGCTTGGAATTAAGAAGGCAAATGCCGAACACAGAATGACAGCAAAAAGGAACGCATAGATGCAAGTGTTATTTAACAACTAGTACAGAAAGTCAAACTAATCTTGAGGTCAGCTAGTTATTCTCTGAAGAATATTACAGTTGCCATCAGGGCCATATCAAAAAATTCGACATCCAAAATTAATGGCTTTTACCAGCAGAAAGTTGTGCTGGTTATTCTGTGATGAAATATCCTATTTGAGGTCAAGATTATAGTAGCCATCGGGGCGCTATCAACGATTTCCATGTTCAAAATGAGTAGCTCTACTAGAACTCCTATTTATCTTGTATCTCACCCAAGAATATAAAGTACATCTACCCGTTGGCAAACACCACTCTGGAGTCCAAAGAACTTGTATGTATCCAcaacattagattgtaaaatattCTATATTGAGCTGCAATTTTTTCTGTAAAGGAAACTAATACCTGAGTGAAAAACTCATTTGGCCGGTCATCTGGAAGTCGTCCGAGGGTAATTATATGTTTCGGTAGTTGGATGTATAATTGGCATGGATCTCCACTACATAAACTCCCACACTTGGGTCcgagaaaaggaaagagaggaTGTAGTTACTGTTAACTCTGTTGACTGTAAGCCTAAATATCTGGCTAATAAAAAGTTTGCCTACCAGTAATTGCCACAAGAGCATTCACCATTCCTAAAATGATGAAACCTCTTCCCATCTCTCACAACTATCTCTCTACCCACCACTTTTGACATGTACTTGAATGCATTATGACAATCCCCACAAATTCTTAGGTTCTTGAAAACTCTAATTGTCGCTCCTAGAGGAAGCTTCATAAGGCCAAAAACAACCGCAAGCTTCTCACTATGAGTAGACAAGGCAGACTCCTTATGTTCATTCTCCATATCATGCAGCACAAATTTTGTGTCGGGGACATATCCAAGTTTTCTCATTTCTAGTACCAATTGCTCCAGATGATTGTACACAGCTTGCACCTCGTGGTGCACAGTGTCATCAACCAAGAACACATGAACTTTGTTTTCGACCTCAACCCAACTGCAACCAGGCTCTTTCTTGATACCCCGGTCCCTCATTAGTTTCCGCACCTTAGCCACATCATTCCACCTGCCTGCTGTGGCATACATGTTTGACAGAAGTACATAGGTCCCATCATGTTGTGGCATTAGTTCAAAGAGTTGTTCAGCAGCTTGAATTCCTAACTCCATGTTCCCATGAATACGGCAACCAGCAAGAAGAGCCTCCCAAATTGCTGCACCTGGCTCAAAAGGCATTGATTTGAGCACATCCTTAGCTTCTGAAAACTTCCCAGCTCGACCCAACAAATCAATCAAGCGGGCATAATGATCTTCACCTGGTGTTATACCGTAAAATCCACACATCGAATCGAAATAATGACGTCCTTCTTTGACTAAACCAGCATGGCTACAAGCAGAGAGAACTGTGAGGAAAGTTATCCTATCAGGTACTAGATCTTCTTTCAGCATCTCTTCAAAAAGTTTTATCGCTTGCAGACCATGTCCATGTTGTCCTAGAGCTGCAATCATGGCGTTCCATGACACTGAATCCAAATAAGGCATTGTAAGGAAAACACAATTAGAAGCCTCAACAACGCCACATCTTGCATACATTGTAATAAGTGCATTTCCAGCCGAAAGGCTTGAATCATGTCCCAGCTGAACTAGTTGAGCATGGAGCTGGCGTCCATGCTCCAATGCTCCAAGCACTGCACAAGACGTAATTGCTCCTGCAAATGCATAGTCGCATGGCTCAAAACcctccattctcatttggttgaACAGCTTCAAGCCTTCTTCTCCAAAACCATTTTGTGCTAAACCAGATATCATAACAGTCCATGATAAAATGTTTCTCTCTGGCATCTCCTTAAAGAAGGACTTAGCTTCTTCAATGCGCCCCACATTCACGTACGCTGACAGGATCGCATTCCATGAAACAAAATCCCTTACAGGCATCGCATTAAAAATTTCTCGTGCCTCATCTACTTTACCACATTTCCAGTACAGTGTAACCAATGCATTATTCACAGACAATGAGAAGTCTGGTTCAGGTTTCCTTTCCGTTCTCAAAATGTAAGCATGCACTTGCTTTCCGTGTTTGAACAATCCACCATTAGCACAAGCACTGATTACACTTGTATATGTGAACTCATCAAGCCGAATCCCCATCATATGCATCTTCCTAAACATTTCCAATGCTTCCTGAATAAAACCACGGTGCACATAACCTGAAATCATTGCATTCCATGCAACCTCCAACTTTTCAGTCATCCCATCAAGAATACCACGGGCTGTAGCAAGATCATCATTCCTCACGTACCCTGTAATGATTGTCGTCCAAGTTAACTCGTCCCTCTCGGGCATCTCGTCAAACAACTTTTTCGCAGCACCCAgcaatgaagatgatgattccAATGGTGAAGACGCGCACTTCACATAAACAGATATAAGCGCATTCAACACTGAAGTAACAAACCCTGTTCCTGACTTTAGCACAGCACCATGAATCTGCTGGCACTGCTTTTTCTGATCAGCTATGAGCGCCAAAGCACCAAGTACACTAGTGAAGGTGAAATTATCTGGCCTAAAAGCTTCTCGCCTCATGTCACGAAAGAGTTCCATAGCGGCGTGGCCATCGTTGTTATGCGAATATCCCGTGATCATCGCGTTGTAGAAAACGGTGTCTCTCATACTCAAAGGGGTTCCACCAAATACTTCCCGAGCCAGCTTTAGATTCCCTGCGGCAGAGTATGCAGCAATCAGCGTCGTTCTTGCAACTATATCTGGCTCGGGAATTTCATCGAACAGGTGGCGGGCGTAGGCAATATTGGATGATTTGCAGTAGAAATCGATCAGACGGTTGAGGATGTGGCCACGCGGTTTGAACCCAAAAGCAATCATATGGGCATGAATGGTTTGAGCTAGGGGGTATGAGGTGGGGTTTCGGGAGCGGCATAGTTGCAGGAGTGTAGCGTAGCGGTTAGCCACTGTGCGGACGTCTAATGCATTGCTCATTTTCGAAATGCTTGGAAGCCATGGCTTTTCTCAAGGATGAGAACAGTTCAAAGAACCAAAATGACCCCCCGATGAGAGGGTCTTGGGAGAAgccatttatttttcagaacttctttctttttcgcattttatatttttaaagtcgCTTTGTTCCACTTTACGTTTATATTCGTTAGCATCATCtcgatattataattttttaaaattttcaaataataataatattaaaaaaatattattataataatattttattcaattcatttaaaattatttcatgtcATTATTTAAATCAAActttaatctttttcaaaataaacgagatatctatattttatgaataattatatgtttgaaattatttttaactctGTACTCTAAATAAAAGGTaattagggtgagtttggttgccaaactcatctcaattcatcattacaattttttaaaatttcaatataaaatataataaacaattcaatttttttaaattttaaaataataataatattaaaaaataatattttaacaatattttatcatcttaactcaactcacttcaacatccaaacatacacttaaaattttgtatatatttattttatagatattattatattagttcattgtaaaataattatctcaacattattattctatatcgccaagagaaaaaaaaaaaacattattattcaatatcaCAGTATTTCCTAAGAAGATTGAGATGTACTGAATATTTTACGCGACTTGTAATACTATCGATGTAACACACTAGCAACACTAATAATGTGGCAATCACGCGCTCAtcattaaaaatcaaattgaaactcACTAGCAACGCTACTTTTCTTCGAGTGGTTGGATCACCACCACTTCAATTTTTAggtagattttttaattattttacttttaatcttgatatttataattaattcaatGACGGTAATTTCTTAATTCTCTTATAAAAAGCCCATGACGGTACTTTTATGGGCCTCATGAGTGGACGTGGCCCGTTGATACTAAATACCGAGCACTAAATAGTTTAGAGGACACATTCAATCTGAGCCAAGCCCAAGCCTCTATTTTATTAGCTGTGAAATTTACCAATACTAAAGGAAGGTCCTATTCTCACTACTAAATCGGCTGAATCCAACTGATAGCAATTTAGCAAAAGAGAGAGTTAACCGCATGGTGTGAGTTTTAAGACTGAAAAAGAGCATAGCATTGGTACGAATGCTTCTACTTATGCACAAATcacaatagaaaaattatatttacagtcgcAGAGTACAAAAATACtgcacaatttctttaaaaaaagtgaaaaaatacgagactcacataaaaaaaaaattaattttttaataataaactacactatttttcaaaaagattgcaCGGCGCTTAATTTATATTACTCATCACAATAATTATCTATTTGATAGTATTTTAAGATCGAACATCATTTGATAATCATCTAATGCATGTGAAATTATAAACTTTATATGATTAAAGCCTAAAAAACCTTCAGATAATCATCTAGAATGATGTTGTTCACACCTTTTAATTCTCTATTTGATAGGTAGCACGACAGCTTTCGCACTTGTTTTGGTTTCagtttaaaaaagtgtttttaacaGTCTAAAAATtcgttttaaatatatatatatatttttaaataaatactatCGTAACTAATTTTAAAAGCACTCGGAGCGTATATTTGCTAAACAATAAACAATATAGTagagtgtttttaataaaactctacaattaacaattataatatgaaaacttTTAGTCCAAACCATCACTTCGCATCACCAACTGATCAATGGGTCAACTCGTTCATATTTTTCTATCAAACCATTTTTATTGTTATAGAATTCATGATGAGTTGCATTGTTTcgcatcaaaagaaaaatatttaaatattacttaaatataaaatattttttaattttaaatattcaaaatttttatttaattattacttaatcatttaTACAAatccaaaaattaatataattttgtaaacttcagaataaaaattaatacattttttacaaattttataattaaaattatattaaaaatgatatttaaataattttttaatttgataattttttattcaaatatttttctcttattttttaaaatttaataaaatattttaattcaaattgatctaaaattattattacatttaaaaagaaaataaaaacggTCGTCAAAGCACTTTGGTTGAAAGTAAACTAACGGTAGTGTAGGGTCCAACGAGATTATTCGACGGTTGAAGCACATGGATTTCATTGTCGGAAGCAGACTTGGGAGTTCTATAGTAGTAGTACCCTTAAAATTACGATGGAAGCTAGAAATACGCCACCTTTGTAATGACAGCTGCCTggaccattttttatttttatttttcacaaaattcagaaatatatattaagacaTAAAGAGTCGGatacaaattacaataatacaaacaTAGGAATTCCAAAAGTCTGATACAGCTGCCTGGACCATCTACTACTGCTATTATTAAACTGTCaaccaattaaattaatttaaaaatcagAAAAAGTAAAAACGACTGTGCTTTATCGAGTATTGTGGGGCTGGCACTGGCAgtggcacagtccacaacctccTCCCAGCCATCATCACTGCCACACTCAACggccagaggagagagagtgagaaaaagaacagaggagagagagagaaaaagagacgaCTCTGTCTCTATctatctctatttttctttgtttctctcctTTTCTGGTTTATAATCTGTCCGTGAGTGTCCAGTCAAGAGACAGCAGTCACCCCCAAATTATGCTCGCAAAATCGGGAAATTTAAGCTCCCCCTTCATGTTCATGTGATCAATCTCTACCAGTTAGAGCTATATCCAAATCTCTACCCttcaggaaaaaagaaaaacagaaggaACTAAAAAGGATAAATGGCGACGAGAGGTAGCAGATCAGAGAAAGTGAAGAGAATTTTCCAGCAATTCGATGCCAACCGTGACGGGGGGCTTAACAGAGGGGAAATGGAGGCTCTCGTCGTGGCCGTCAACCCGAGGGTTAAATTCAGCGACGAGCAAATCAGCGCCATTCTCGACGAGGTTTTCCGGACATACGACGAGTTCATCGACGGCGACAAGGGTTTGACCTACGAGGGGCTTTTGCGAACATACGACGATGGTGCCGGCGACGTCGACCGTGACTTCGACTccctcgagctcgagctcaatTTGGAAGATAATATAATGGGTATTTCCGAAGCGTCGTCGTCTTCAATAGCGGAGGAGCGCGCAATCGAGTCCCAGAAGAAACAGAGGACAGCGGCTTGGGCTGTCTCGCCCAACCACGGCATCGTCTTCGATGACACATGGAAAATAGTCGATGATTTGGAGATTGTTATCAAGAGGTTGAAGGCGAAGCAAGCGAAAGATGGTAAATCGAAGGGCGATAATTCCGACGCGTACTCGGACGCAGGGTGGTCGAGGGAACTGGGACCGTCGACGGAGATTTCGGACAAAAGGGTAATCTGGGACGAGTCTGTGCCTGACTACGCGGTGTTCGTAAAGGAATTGGGGGTTCTGAGAAGCCGAGCCGACGGGGCGAGGTCGAGAGAGGAGGCCTTTGATGGGCATATGGCGATTGGTCGAGTTATGTATGAGCATCAGTTGTTTAAGGAGGCTTTGGTGAGTTTCAAGAGGGCCTGTGAATTGCAACCCGTGGATGTGAGGCCGCATTTCAGAACTGGGAACTGCTATTACGTACTTGGCAAATATAAAGAGGCCAAGGAGGAGTTCTTGTTGGCCATGGAGGCGGCCGAGGCGGGGGGGAATCAGTGGGGTTATTTGCTACCACAGATTTATGTTAATCTCGGGATTGCTCTGGAAGGTGAAGGTATGGTTCTAAGTGCTTGTGAGTATTATCGGGAAGCTGCAATTCTTTGTCCTACGCATTTCAGAGCTTTGAAACTTTTGGGTAGCGCTTTGTTTGGAGTCGGGGAATATAGGGCGGCCGTAAAGGCCTTAGAAGAGGCTATATTTATGAAACCGGATTATGCTGATGCCCATTGCGATTTGGGGTCGGCTTTGCATgctatttatgaggatgagaggGCAATCGAGGTGTTTCAGAAGGCTATTGATTTGAAACCCGGTCATGTGGATGCTTTGTACAATTTGGGTGGGCTTTATATGGACTTGGGCAGGTTTCCGAGAGCTTCGGAGATGTATACTAGGGTTTTAGCTGTGTGGCCAAATCATTGGCGGGCACAGCTCAACAAGGCCGTGTCCTTGTTGGGGGCTGGGGAAACTGAAGATGCTAAGAAAGCTTTGAAGGAAGCTTTGAAAATGACAAAGAGGGTTGAATTGCATGATGCGATATCCCATTTGAAGCAGATGCAGAAAATAAAGGTGAAGTCTAAAGAGGGTACCAATGTGGAGGGGACATTTATAACTGTGGAACCCGTAAAATTTAAGACCGCGGGGGAGAAGACTACGTTGAGATCGGACTTGGCCAATGCTCTTCAAATTAGGGCTTTCCAGAGGATTACCAGGTTGGGTCGCTGTGATGTAGAACTTCTGAAAAAGGAAATGATTGATGGTGATGTGCCGGTGTCCTATTCTGGTAGTGGCGTTCCTGAGAATTCCATACGCAAGCCTAACTTGGAAGTAATTCTTCGTCGTTTGCTCAGTTTCCTAAAGCCTGAGACCTTCCAAGGAGCTGTTAAAGCCATAAACGAGAGAATACTCTCTGTTCTGGATGAAGGAGGCTTAGGCAGGGTGGATTTGGGTGTGTTTTTTGCTGTCCTTGCCCCCATTTGCAGTGGCCCTCCAGAGAAACGTAAGCGTGTGGCTTTTGACGCCCTTTTGTGGCGTCCCGTGAATGAAGGCATTTCGCTGATTAAAAAGGTTGATGCTGTCAGATACATCAAATTCTTGAGGGCTATTTATGTTCCTTCTCATGGGATTAGTGAGATGCTGGAAGTCCATGGAGAAACAGATGCTTCAATGGTGCCTTACTCTGAGTTTCTTGTTATGTTTGATGATTCTGATTGGGGGTTTGGTATCATGTCCACTCTTTTGAAGCTTGAAACTGGGGATAGGAACCGGCATGGTCACCATGTTTGCTCAGTTTGCCGCTATCCAATTATTGGGTCCCGATTCAAGGAAATGAGATCTCATTTTAGTCTGTGCAATCAATGTTACAGCGAGGGAAAGGTGCCTTCTACCTACAAGCAGGAAGAGTACAGATTCAAAGAGTATGGAAGTGAGGCCGAAGCGATGAAAGATAAGTGCATGTGCTTTAATATGCCATCTCATAATGATCCTTAGCCAGAAGACTTGGTCATTTTCCTGTATTGATCCATCATGTTGTTCAGGTTGCCATGTGTGAGGTGTATAGTTCGTCAATGTTTTCAGCAAGCATCTTGCCTTTGCATAATAAAATGTTTCAAGCGGTTGCTCTCATACTGTTGTCTCCAATAGCTACTAAAGAATCTCACTACCTCTCTTTTCTTCCCCTTCCCTTCACTTGAGACGTGTACATTACCTCTATGCTCTCTCATTCTTTGTGTAGAGTTTATTTTGGATTGATCAAGTCCAGATTTGGAAGCCTGGGGCTTTCcatttagtgtatttttttttttactcgaGGTgtcaaatggagaaagaaatgtGTGTATTTTGGCATTTTATGACTTATGGCGCACCTGATTCTCAGGGATGATTTAATTGATCTTACCATCTCTTTTTATCTGTAGATACCTATTGCAATCAAATCGGACGTTTATAAAGATGAACAACGAAGAACATCATCTGTCACTATGAGAATGATGCtaatgatttaaattttgacaAGAACACGAGAAAAAGCAGTCTGTAGATGGAGTGTGCTCTGTAGTGAAGGGCCTGGGAATGTGAATTAAAGGCTGTAAATCTTCTCCCATTTCTGGGTTACGGTCTAGAAATGATCAATCCAATAGGCAATAACAGTCTACGCTGTGTACTACTAGGTTATTTGCAATTTGTCTCATCATTCTCCTACTTTTATGCAGGAATTACAATTTGGTATCATAGCTTCTTTGCTTTGATTAACTGCATGTAGATGTcggagtaatattagatacagtcatgAGTTGTGcaacactattttttaaaaaaagcgaGTCtactattacaaaattaattttttcatataatcttatatttattcatttttttcaaaagattatATGATACTTGCGCGTTCTAGAacagtaaatattatttttctgtacTGTAACTTGCCTCTTGTTGCATGTGGGATTTCCGGACAATTTTGGCATGGTAAAACCTTCACTCTTTAGTTACAGATATGAGTCGATAGCGACACTGATTTCAATCACGTAAAATGCTTCCAAAGACAAGGAAAATTAACCAGCGAGAAGAAACCAATTGAGGCATCATTATTTCCTGCTTACTATATAGCCAAGGGAGAACGATATTGTCATAATTCAAAAGTTGCAAACACTAATGATAATGATGCTTTGACTTGAGAACTCAAAAAAACCTCGCTGGTGTGGGGTTGGGGCCATCGAATGGCTGTGTTAAAGCCCCTTGTgcactatttttaatttttatggcTCCACGACTGGGGCAGTCGGTAGGGACAAACTGATGTACATGTCGAATCTCCCAAAAACTCCTGTAGTTTTTATTTGGCTCGTGTGGCTGGCTGGTTGGTTGGTAGTTTGGATATTCAGGAATAGGGAGGAAAGACAATTTGGTTGAGTTAATCATTAGGACTTGTCCACTGTGATGATTTCAAAGTCTACTCAccctttaaaaaagaaaaagaaaaagggtgtTTGTGAATATTCCCAAATGATGCATGTAACATGTTAGCTAGGTTCATTCAATCGAAACCATTGACTTTTAGCCAAGCTAATattcaatttgattttattttaaagggCTATCAACAATCAGAACCATTTAGTACTCCAAATGAATTACACTTGCCTACAACCTCTAGGTCATAACTCTCAGTCTTTAAAATAAAAGCCTGGAATTCGAAACCTCCCTCTtctaactaaaaaataataataataataattatactttattttatttcttaattaaatagaagaaacttaaaagttaaaaaaaaatgaaatgcatTTATCTTCTCTAGCTTCATATTTCTTTTAGTTTAATAAAAGtctagattttatttatatagaagtaaaatcataaattgatatgttaaatctactttataataaaaataattttataatttgacataatACATCAACTCACATCTATTTCTAAAATTCAATTAATGACAAACATTtctgtttttctattttggttCCTCCAACTCTGTAGGCTCAATTCAAAGacctaagaaaaaaaagtataaataaaatatgttttccaCAAGCTAACAAGATCCGTTGTAGTCTAGTTGGTTAGGATACTCGGCTCTCACCCGAGAGACCCGGGTTCAAGTCCCGGCAACGGAAAATTTCTTTTTGATTCAACGCAGGCGTACTTTTGGGGACGGGTTCACAGGAGGCTGCGGTTAAATAACCAATCCATGTCGGATTGAAGACAAGAAACGTTCCAGCCCAGAGAGGCTATACGGCACCGTTTGTATtcaaagtgtttcatctcattatattttgtactccgatttaaaaagtgtttcatttcgtaactataattttttaaaaattttcttataaaatataataaaaattttaattttttttcatattttaattcaactttttcaaattctaaaaaaatatt
Protein-coding sequences here:
- the LOC108991303 gene encoding pentatricopeptide repeat-containing protein At1g25360 — its product is MSNALDVRTVANRYATLLQLCRSRNPTSYPLAQTIHAHMIAFGFKPRGHILNRLIDFYCKSSNIAYARHLFDEIPEPDIVARTTLIAAYSAAGNLKLAREVFGGTPLSMRDTVFYNAMITGYSHNNDGHAAMELFRDMRREAFRPDNFTFTSVLGALALIADQKKQCQQIHGAVLKSGTGFVTSVLNALISVYVKCASSPLESSSSLLGAAKKLFDEMPERDELTWTTIITGYVRNDDLATARGILDGMTEKLEVAWNAMISGYVHRGFIQEALEMFRKMHMMGIRLDEFTYTSVISACANGGLFKHGKQVHAYILRTERKPEPDFSLSVNNALVTLYWKCGKVDEAREIFNAMPVRDFVSWNAILSAYVNVGRIEEAKSFFKEMPERNILSWTVMISGLAQNGFGEEGLKLFNQMRMEGFEPCDYAFAGAITSCAVLGALEHGRQLHAQLVQLGHDSSLSAGNALITMYARCGVVEASNCVFLTMPYLDSVSWNAMIAALGQHGHGLQAIKLFEEMLKEDLVPDRITFLTVLSACSHAGLVKEGRHYFDSMCGFYGITPGEDHYARLIDLLGRAGKFSEAKDVLKSMPFEPGAAIWEALLAGCRIHGNMELGIQAAEQLFELMPQHDGTYVLLSNMYATAGRWNDVAKVRKLMRDRGIKKEPGCSWVEVENKVHVFLVDDTVHHEVQAVYNHLEQLVLEMRKLGYVPDTKFVLHDMENEHKESALSTHSEKLAVVFGLMKLPLGATIRVFKNLRICGDCHNAFKYMSKVVGREIVVRDGKRFHHFRNGECSCGNYW
- the LOC108991372 gene encoding uncharacterized TPR repeat-containing protein At1g05150-like — its product is MATRGSRSEKVKRIFQQFDANRDGGLNRGEMEALVVAVNPRVKFSDEQISAILDEVFRTYDEFIDGDKGLTYEGLLRTYDDGAGDVDRDFDSLELELNLEDNIMGISEASSSSIAEERAIESQKKQRTAAWAVSPNHGIVFDDTWKIVDDLEIVIKRLKAKQAKDGKSKGDNSDAYSDAGWSRELGPSTEISDKRVIWDESVPDYAVFVKELGVLRSRADGARSREEAFDGHMAIGRVMYEHQLFKEALVSFKRACELQPVDVRPHFRTGNCYYVLGKYKEAKEEFLLAMEAAEAGGNQWGYLLPQIYVNLGIALEGEGMVLSACEYYREAAILCPTHFRALKLLGSALFGVGEYRAAVKALEEAIFMKPDYADAHCDLGSALHAIYEDERAIEVFQKAIDLKPGHVDALYNLGGLYMDLGRFPRASEMYTRVLAVWPNHWRAQLNKAVSLLGAGETEDAKKALKEALKMTKRVELHDAISHLKQMQKIKVKSKEGTNVEGTFITVEPVKFKTAGEKTTLRSDLANALQIRAFQRITRLGRCDVELLKKEMIDGDVPVSYSGSGVPENSIRKPNLEVILRRLLSFLKPETFQGAVKAINERILSVLDEGGLGRVDLGVFFAVLAPICSGPPEKRKRVAFDALLWRPVNEGISLIKKVDAVRYIKFLRAIYVPSHGISEMLEVHGETDASMVPYSEFLVMFDDSDWGFGIMSTLLKLETGDRNRHGHHVCSVCRYPIIGSRFKEMRSHFSLCNQCYSEGKVPSTYKQEEYRFKEYGSEAEAMKDKCMCFNMPSHNDP